In Bradyrhizobium sp. 170, the DNA window GCTCCGGGCCGACCTGCTGGATCCGGGCAAGGTTTTCTTGTCCGAGCGGGCAGAACGCCGTGAAACGCCCGTTGATGTGCACACGACCAATCCAACGCGAGACGAACGCTTGCGATCCACGATCCGCAGCGCTTTGGAAGAGGCATTCGCGGTCTCGTCGAAGGATGTCGTCGATCATCTCGAGGAATTGGTGAAGGAGAGTGGCGCAGTTGATCTGCTCGATTTGCCCGTCGATGATGCTCGGTCCCTCCTTCTCGCACTTTGCGCCGTGGAAGCGATCCGCTCCGACCGGGATACCGCCCGCCTGGATGTTACGCGCGGCAGCGAACGGCGCACGAATGGCGTCTTCGAGGCGAACGACTATCGCTTCAGCCAGAGGACTTAAGCGATGAAGGATATCGAAGCACGCCTGAAAACGAAGGGCATCCGCCCCGACGATTTTCGCGCGGTTTGCAGCGTGCTCCTCAGCAAGGGCTTTCTCAGCCGCGCCGATGGAGGCGACTCCACCCGGCTCTATGACGTTGCTGCGCGTTGCGAAGCCGAACTCTCCGAGTACCTTGCGTTTGCCTTTCCGGTCGTGCTCCTCAACACGCTCCGGCCGCCGCACTTTCGGCTGGTTCCGTCTCATCATCGCGACCTGGGCTTGGTAGAGCCCGATGAAGACCTTGAGATGCGGCGCGAAGTAAAGCAGTCCGTCGCGCAGGCGCTTGCCGCCTCGCTGCTCGCTTTGCGTATGCTTTACGATGAGCAGCTTCTGGAAAAGAAGATCGACGTGTCGGGGCGTATCAGCGTCAAACTGACCGAACTTGCCTTGTTTATGAATACAACATTCGGCGTGGGCCTTCCGCTAACGAAGACTGAGCAAAGAGCGCTCTTCATGAAGCTGAAGAAGCACGGCGCTCTCGACATGCGGATTGAAGCACTTGGAGACGAGGATGCCGTCATCGTGATTCGCCCCGAAATTCTTACCCTCGTGCTGGAGCAGAACGTTCGTGCCGCGCAAGCGGCGTTCGAGGCCTCCTCAAATGATCTTCCTGGGGATATAGCCCCGGCGGCGGCGGAGGCGCCGAATGATTCACATTCCGCGCAAATCATAACCCTTGAACGAACGG includes these proteins:
- a CDS encoding DUF4194 domain-containing protein, producing the protein MKDIEARLKTKGIRPDDFRAVCSVLLSKGFLSRADGGDSTRLYDVAARCEAELSEYLAFAFPVVLLNTLRPPHFRLVPSHHRDLGLVEPDEDLEMRREVKQSVAQALAASLLALRMLYDEQLLEKKIDVSGRISVKLTELALFMNTTFGVGLPLTKTEQRALFMKLKKHGALDMRIEALGDEDAVIVIRPEILTLVLEQNVRAAQAAFEASSNDLPGDIAPAAAEAPNDSHSAQIITLERTERGSTSRP